Proteins found in one Erythrobacter sp. 3-20A1M genomic segment:
- the prsR gene encoding PEP-CTERM-box response regulator transcription factor: MSKDEKPVLLIIEDDPGLQAQLKWAFDGFEVMLAGDRESAVAAIRAHEPPVVTLDLGLPPDPDGTTEGFGVLDAIMALKPDTKVIVASGHGARESALQAIERGAYDFYQKPLDIDSLALIVQRAVNLHTIEAENRRLASRVAKDKTVLGSMITGAPEMAKVARTIERVAQTNVSVMLLGASGTGKELLARGLHDASARREGQFVAINCAAIPETLLESELFGHEKGAFTGAVKTSEGKIELAHGGTLFLDEVGDIPLTLQVKLLRFLQERTIERIGGRKPIAVDTRIVCATHQDLEAMTAQGSFREDLYYRLAEIVVRIPSLSERPGDATLLAKSFLNRHGPDLNPAVKGFSPDALAAINAWSWPGNVRELENRIKRATIMAEGKLIAKADLDLDDVELEPDTVLNLKMAREQADRRVIRHALARCEGNISSSARLLGISRPTLYDLLRQYDLSA; the protein is encoded by the coding sequence ATGAGCAAGGACGAGAAACCCGTTCTCCTGATAATCGAGGACGATCCGGGCCTGCAGGCGCAGCTGAAATGGGCTTTCGATGGCTTCGAAGTGATGCTTGCAGGCGACCGTGAGAGTGCAGTTGCTGCGATCCGCGCGCACGAGCCCCCGGTCGTCACTCTCGACCTGGGTCTGCCCCCCGATCCGGACGGCACGACGGAAGGTTTCGGGGTTCTCGACGCGATCATGGCGCTGAAGCCGGATACGAAGGTGATCGTAGCCTCCGGACACGGTGCCCGCGAGAGTGCGCTGCAAGCGATCGAGCGCGGCGCGTACGACTTCTACCAGAAGCCACTCGATATCGATTCGCTGGCTTTGATCGTCCAGCGCGCTGTAAATCTGCATACGATCGAAGCCGAGAATCGCCGGCTGGCAAGCCGCGTCGCGAAGGATAAGACCGTCCTCGGTTCCATGATTACCGGTGCGCCGGAGATGGCGAAGGTCGCCCGAACTATAGAGCGGGTGGCGCAAACGAACGTGTCGGTCATGCTGCTCGGTGCAAGCGGGACCGGCAAGGAGCTGCTGGCGCGCGGTCTCCACGATGCAAGCGCACGGCGCGAGGGACAGTTTGTCGCGATAAACTGCGCGGCAATCCCCGAAACCTTGCTCGAAAGCGAGCTTTTCGGGCATGAGAAAGGCGCGTTCACCGGGGCCGTCAAGACCAGCGAGGGGAAGATCGAGCTCGCGCATGGCGGCACGCTCTTTCTCGACGAGGTCGGCGACATCCCGCTCACGTTGCAGGTCAAGCTGCTTCGTTTCCTGCAGGAACGTACGATCGAGCGGATCGGAGGGCGCAAGCCGATCGCGGTGGATACGCGGATCGTTTGTGCGACGCATCAGGATCTGGAAGCCATGACCGCCCAGGGTTCGTTCCGCGAGGACCTGTATTACCGGCTGGCGGAGATCGTCGTTCGCATCCCCTCGCTGTCCGAACGGCCAGGTGATGCTACCCTGTTGGCGAAATCTTTCCTCAACCGCCACGGACCGGATCTCAATCCTGCCGTCAAGGGCTTCTCGCCAGATGCGCTGGCCGCGATCAATGCATGGAGTTGGCCCGGCAATGTCCGCGAGCTCGAGAACCGGATCAAGCGCGCGACGATCATGGCGGAAGGCAAGCTCATTGCGAAGGCCGATCTCGACTTGGACGATGTCGAGCTGGAGCCCGATACCGTCTTGAACCTCAAAATGGCGCGCGAACAGGCGGATCGGCGAGTCATTCGGCATGCGCTGGCGCGGTGCGAAGGGAATATATCGAGCAGCGCGCGACTGCTGGGTATCAGCAGGCCGACCCTCTACGACCTGTTGCGGCAATACGACCTTTCGGCTTGA
- the panB gene encoding 3-methyl-2-oxobutanoate hydroxymethyltransferase codes for MSTTFQIDTATSRANPTPAPMKRLTVPKIRARKSGGKVDDPLVMLTAYTARQAQLLDAHCDLLLVGDSLGQVIYGLPSTLPVTLDMMANHAAAVVRGSYHAVVIVDMPFGSYEQSPQQAFENASQLLKASNAAGVKLEGGEAMAETVAFLTRRGIPVMGHIGLTPQAVNVLGGYDARGRSDAEAEKILADARALDEAGAFAIVVEGVVEPIAISVTEAVQAPTIGIGASAKCDGQVLVTEDMLGMFERVPRFVKKYGDMAAMITQTAERYAAEVRERSFPGEAQTYQPKD; via the coding sequence ATGTCAACGACCTTCCAGATCGATACCGCGACCAGTCGCGCAAATCCGACGCCGGCCCCCATGAAGCGGTTGACGGTACCGAAGATCCGCGCCCGCAAATCGGGGGGGAAGGTGGACGATCCTCTCGTCATGCTGACCGCATACACCGCCCGCCAAGCGCAACTGCTGGATGCGCACTGCGATCTGTTGCTAGTCGGCGATTCGCTGGGTCAGGTCATCTATGGCCTCCCGTCCACGCTCCCCGTCACGCTCGACATGATGGCCAACCATGCCGCCGCCGTGGTGCGGGGTAGCTATCACGCGGTAGTGATCGTCGACATGCCTTTCGGCAGCTACGAGCAATCGCCGCAGCAGGCCTTCGAAAATGCGAGCCAACTTCTGAAGGCCAGCAACGCCGCCGGCGTGAAGCTGGAGGGCGGCGAAGCGATGGCGGAGACAGTCGCTTTCCTGACCCGGCGCGGCATTCCCGTTATGGGTCACATCGGTTTGACCCCCCAGGCCGTGAATGTGCTCGGCGGCTATGATGCGCGCGGGCGCAGCGATGCCGAAGCGGAGAAAATCCTTGCCGACGCGCGCGCGCTCGACGAGGCAGGAGCCTTCGCGATCGTTGTGGAGGGTGTAGTCGAACCTATCGCCATCTCCGTGACTGAGGCGGTCCAAGCGCCAACAATCGGGATCGGCGCCTCTGCAAAGTGCGACGGGCAGGTGCTGGTGACCGAAGATATGCTGGGGATGTTCGAACGTGTTCCGCGCTTCGTGAAGAAATACGGTGATATGGCTGCCATGATCACGCAAACGGCGGAAAGATACGCTGCGGAAGTCCGAGAGCGCAGCTTCCCAGGCGAAGCCCAGACCTACCAGCCCAAAGATTGA
- a CDS encoding bile acid:sodium symporter family protein — protein MRKLFAAFADPMIGVLALAVFLSLIVPAAGPARDVWQNIANGAIFVLFFVNGLRVSRAEVVRGLRHWRYFLPLFAWVFLVMPALGMLLQLFGGTRIPPEIALGFLFLGTLPSTVQSATTYTTLAGGSIAVAVIGAAVLNIAGVFVSAPLFALLEGGASVAVGTDTIWRIAQLLILPFALGQIAQGWLGGIAARHRDASKWLDRAVIGIAVYVAFSGAVEEGIGALAAQDWAWLAGLVALYLASAHAGAWLAGGLLRLPRPDRVAFLFAGAQKSIAIGAPLAALIFPPERAGFVIAPLLLYHLAQLVIAAPIAGRLARSTISQPPLRAG, from the coding sequence ATGCGCAAACTTTTCGCCGCCTTTGCCGACCCCATGATCGGCGTTCTGGCCCTGGCGGTTTTCCTGTCCCTCATCGTTCCGGCCGCCGGGCCCGCGCGCGACGTGTGGCAGAATATCGCGAACGGCGCGATCTTCGTCCTGTTCTTCGTGAACGGCCTGCGGGTTTCCCGCGCAGAGGTGGTACGCGGCCTGCGCCACTGGCGCTATTTCCTGCCGCTGTTTGCATGGGTCTTCCTCGTCATGCCGGCCTTGGGAATGCTGTTGCAGCTGTTCGGCGGAACACGCATTCCGCCTGAGATCGCGCTGGGTTTCCTGTTCCTGGGCACGCTGCCGTCGACCGTTCAATCGGCCACCACTTACACGACGTTGGCAGGTGGTAGCATCGCGGTCGCGGTCATAGGTGCGGCGGTGCTCAACATTGCCGGGGTATTCGTCAGCGCGCCTTTGTTCGCGCTTCTGGAGGGTGGAGCTTCGGTCGCGGTCGGCACCGACACGATTTGGCGCATTGCCCAATTGTTGATCCTGCCATTCGCGCTCGGCCAGATCGCCCAGGGTTGGCTGGGAGGAATTGCCGCGCGGCACCGGGATGCGAGCAAATGGCTTGACCGCGCCGTGATCGGTATTGCCGTCTACGTGGCATTCTCGGGTGCGGTGGAGGAAGGGATAGGCGCTTTGGCTGCTCAGGACTGGGCCTGGCTCGCAGGGCTGGTGGCGCTCTATCTCGCCAGCGCACATGCCGGAGCCTGGCTGGCCGGCGGCTTGCTGCGGCTCCCGCGACCGGATCGGGTGGCGTTTCTGTTTGCCGGCGCCCAGAAAAGCATCGCGATCGGTGCGCCGCTTGCGGCGCTGATCTTTCCGCCGGAACGGGCGGGGTTCGTGATCGCGCCGCTCCTGCTCTATCATCTGGCGCAACTGGTGATCGCGGCACCGATCGCCGGACGGCTCGCCAGATCGACTATATCGCAGCCGCCGCTTCGCGCCGGTTGA
- a CDS encoding short-chain fatty acyl-CoA regulator family protein has product MPEAPLSPGPALRRLRKREGLTQAAMAQRLGISPSYLALLERNQRPVSARVLVELVDQFEFDPLHLREAESIGGVQGLARRLADERFSDLGIDRDEAVEFLSAAPQAAAAFARLFDQAGEQGSGVATGRSLPLDGLRQEVERWRNHFADLDLAAEELADEMRLSRADIATALTDRLRERHQLTLRILPQNVMPGLARRLDLHARQVQLSEMLDPAARQFELALQLVELEHGDELTNIAKGARLDDEAVRVLFRRHLADYFADALVMPYGRFLRACEATSYDLAILQRRFGVGVEQLARRLTTLQRMGQRGLPFFMAKVDRAGQFSARVPGASGTTLLDNTFGCPLWHVHHGFERPDTWWPQAVMQEEGGAAGPHWITFSHFVRASSGAETGEYAIVLGIEARFGETLAPARGMALDPAAATPIGPGCARCHRTSCTQRSLPPVGATLALDRTTRPLTPYLLSDPGSDVR; this is encoded by the coding sequence GTGCCCGAAGCCCCCCTGTCACCCGGTCCGGCGCTACGTCGATTGCGTAAGCGGGAGGGGCTGACCCAGGCCGCCATGGCCCAACGCCTGGGTATCTCGCCGAGTTACCTCGCGCTGCTCGAACGCAATCAGCGCCCTGTCTCCGCCCGTGTGCTGGTGGAACTGGTCGATCAGTTCGAGTTCGATCCGCTCCATCTGCGCGAGGCGGAATCGATCGGTGGTGTCCAGGGCCTCGCCAGGCGATTGGCCGACGAGCGATTCTCCGATCTGGGCATCGACCGGGACGAGGCAGTGGAGTTCCTGTCTGCCGCGCCGCAGGCTGCCGCGGCGTTTGCGCGCCTGTTCGATCAGGCGGGCGAGCAGGGCAGCGGCGTGGCGACGGGGCGATCGCTTCCGTTGGACGGTCTGCGGCAGGAGGTGGAACGGTGGCGCAACCACTTCGCCGATCTCGACCTCGCCGCCGAGGAGCTGGCGGACGAAATGCGGCTCTCACGCGCCGACATCGCTACCGCGCTGACGGACCGTTTGCGCGAGCGGCACCAGCTCACCTTGCGGATTCTGCCGCAGAACGTGATGCCCGGTCTGGCGCGTCGGCTCGACCTGCACGCGCGCCAGGTTCAGCTGTCGGAGATGCTCGATCCGGCGGCGCGCCAGTTCGAGCTCGCCCTGCAGCTCGTCGAACTGGAGCATGGGGACGAATTGACAAATATCGCCAAGGGCGCCCGGTTGGACGACGAGGCTGTGCGTGTGCTGTTCCGTCGCCATCTGGCGGATTATTTCGCAGACGCGCTCGTCATGCCATATGGCCGTTTCCTGCGCGCGTGCGAGGCTACGTCCTACGATCTCGCGATCCTCCAGCGAAGGTTCGGCGTCGGCGTGGAGCAGCTCGCGCGGCGTCTCACCACATTGCAGCGGATGGGGCAGCGGGGACTGCCGTTCTTCATGGCGAAAGTGGACCGGGCGGGCCAGTTCTCGGCGCGGGTTCCGGGGGCGAGTGGGACCACGCTCCTCGACAACACATTCGGCTGCCCGCTTTGGCACGTCCACCATGGGTTCGAACGACCGGACACGTGGTGGCCGCAGGCAGTGATGCAGGAGGAGGGGGGGGCGGCCGGCCCGCACTGGATTACCTTTAGCCATTTCGTCCGGGCGAGCAGTGGTGCGGAGACCGGGGAGTACGCCATAGTCCTGGGGATCGAGGCGCGGTTCGGGGAGACCCTTGCCCCGGCGCGGGGAATGGCGCTCGACCCCGCCGCCGCTACACCGATCGGTCCAGGCTGCGCGCGATGCCACCGCACCTCGTGCACGCAGCGATCGCTACCGCCCGTAGGTGCCACGCTGGCGTTGGATCGGACTACGCGCCCGCTCACCCCATATCTCCTGTCCGATCCCGGGTCGGACGTGCGTTAA
- the prsK gene encoding XrtA/PEP-CTERM system histidine kinase PrsK codes for MTIAIPAAQLLSFLGYLIGAAAACVGAVFIARNEETWRRDKRPMLIALALSAGWASLGAALGPDSIEARMFAAARDLAWLFVIYRLFANDGRSHTQIAVPLLAAVLGFVTLLQPAVILLAERSPTALQVSWSFHLIVAIGALVLLHNLYLGAAMRSRVALQWTIAGIGMYWIFELNLFLSAALSGQTDPALNALRGIVLLPLAVCVGVGATAQADNLRLRTSRAVTFRLLSLSLIGLYLAAMAGLTWLAARFGGDIARIVQIGSLVAALAASVALLPSRRFRGWTRVMLLKHLFRHRYDYRAEWLRFTETIGNAGQSGGRSLHERVAKALADITESPAAVLFLPNDQGELGETANWRWSNLAEGGATLPEPLCDIMERRNLIVDVAGETEGSPGMALPDWLRGEQRAWAIVPLLHFGGLTGAVLLARPDYPRKLDWEDFDLLKIVGRQLASHLAEEAGQRALLEAAQFDDFSRRMAFVMHDIKNLASQLSLLARNAERHAENPAFRKDMLVTLRTGSDRLQTLLARLGRYGTGGQAECRPIDLVSVARNVVSRFTPIRPLVVAGEVPCLVMADGATLEQAIVHLTQNAIDASDPGEPVLLDIQSDERGGILDIVDAGSGMTADFIRDGLFKPFVSSKQGGFGIGALEARELVAAMGGRLEVQSRTGTGTRFTIVLPLAQADEHQQPGNEAAAA; via the coding sequence GTGACCATCGCCATTCCCGCAGCCCAGTTGCTGAGCTTCCTCGGCTATCTGATCGGGGCCGCTGCTGCCTGTGTCGGCGCGGTATTCATTGCGCGCAACGAAGAAACCTGGCGGCGCGACAAGCGTCCCATGCTGATCGCCCTGGCGTTGTCGGCGGGCTGGGCGTCTCTGGGCGCCGCGCTCGGCCCCGATTCGATAGAAGCGCGAATGTTCGCCGCCGCGCGTGATCTAGCTTGGTTGTTCGTGATCTATCGCCTGTTCGCCAATGATGGGCGATCGCATACGCAGATCGCCGTGCCTCTACTGGCCGCCGTCCTCGGTTTCGTGACCTTGTTGCAACCGGCCGTCATCCTACTCGCCGAGCGTTCGCCTACGGCATTGCAGGTGTCGTGGTCGTTTCATCTGATCGTCGCGATCGGGGCCCTGGTGCTGCTGCACAACCTCTATCTGGGTGCGGCTATGCGAAGCCGCGTCGCGCTTCAGTGGACGATCGCCGGCATCGGTATGTACTGGATCTTCGAGCTCAACCTGTTCCTGTCGGCGGCTCTTTCGGGACAGACCGATCCGGCGCTCAACGCGCTGCGAGGCATCGTGCTCCTTCCGCTTGCCGTCTGCGTGGGGGTGGGGGCCACCGCACAGGCCGACAATCTGCGCCTGCGCACATCGCGCGCGGTGACGTTCCGGCTTCTCTCCCTGTCGCTTATCGGTCTCTACCTCGCCGCGATGGCCGGATTGACCTGGCTCGCCGCGCGCTTCGGCGGAGATATCGCCAGGATCGTGCAGATCGGGTCGCTCGTGGCGGCGCTTGCCGCATCCGTCGCGTTGCTTCCGTCGCGGCGGTTCCGCGGATGGACCCGCGTGATGTTGCTGAAGCATCTCTTCCGCCATCGCTACGATTACCGAGCGGAATGGCTTCGCTTTACTGAGACGATCGGCAATGCGGGCCAGAGCGGAGGCCGTTCCCTGCACGAACGCGTGGCGAAAGCGCTTGCCGACATAACCGAGAGCCCGGCCGCCGTGCTGTTCCTCCCCAACGATCAAGGGGAGCTGGGGGAAACGGCGAACTGGCGCTGGAGCAACCTGGCAGAAGGCGGTGCCACGCTGCCCGAGCCGCTTTGTGACATCATGGAGAGGCGCAATCTGATCGTCGATGTCGCTGGCGAAACGGAAGGTTCGCCGGGAATGGCATTGCCCGACTGGCTTCGCGGCGAACAGCGTGCCTGGGCGATCGTTCCGCTCCTGCATTTCGGCGGGCTCACCGGGGCAGTGCTGCTGGCGCGACCCGACTATCCGCGCAAGCTGGACTGGGAGGATTTCGATCTCCTCAAGATCGTCGGTCGTCAGCTCGCCAGCCATCTCGCCGAGGAGGCGGGCCAGAGGGCCTTACTCGAGGCTGCCCAATTCGACGATTTCAGCCGCCGGATGGCGTTCGTGATGCACGATATAAAGAACCTCGCCAGCCAGCTTTCCCTGCTGGCACGCAATGCGGAGCGGCATGCCGAGAATCCCGCGTTCCGCAAGGATATGCTGGTAACACTGCGCACCGGGTCGGACCGCCTGCAGACGCTGCTCGCAAGGCTTGGGCGCTACGGTACCGGTGGGCAGGCGGAATGCCGACCGATCGATCTGGTATCCGTGGCCAGGAACGTGGTGAGCCGGTTCACCCCTATCCGTCCGCTGGTCGTCGCGGGCGAGGTTCCTTGCCTGGTGATGGCCGACGGGGCGACGCTTGAACAGGCGATCGTCCATCTCACCCAAAACGCGATCGACGCCAGCGATCCGGGCGAACCCGTGCTGCTCGATATCCAGAGTGACGAACGCGGAGGAATACTGGACATCGTCGATGCGGGTTCCGGCATGACCGCGGACTTCATCCGCGACGGGCTGTTCAAGCCCTTCGTGAGCTCGAAGCAGGGCGGCTTCGGGATCGGCGCACTCGAGGCAAGGGAACTCGTCGCGGCCATGGGAGGGCGGCTGGAAGTGCAGTCGCGCACCGGCACCGGCACCCGGTTCACCATAGTCCTGCCTCTTGCGCAGGCCGATGAGCACCAGCAACCTGGCAACGAGGCGGCAGCGGCATGA
- a CDS encoding DUF475 domain-containing protein produces MSGFIRFYGFSIVFTLVCLALGGWYGWESTGSVPGVLGLLWIIAVLSVLEISLSFDNAVVNATVLRNMDEIWQRRFLTWGMLIAVFGMRIAFPLAIVAIAAGIGPVEAVRLSLAHPQDYERIVASAHVGIAGFGGAFLTLVGSRFFFDKNKDVHWIRLVEQRLASVSRVPAIEVAFVLLLLVGISTLIPDEESLTFLMAGIFGIVAFVAVEGISAWLEHREERQQRLGKAVKSGLGGFLYLQVLDSSFSFDGVIGAFALSNNMIVIALGLSIGAMFVRSMTIHLVQRGTLAEYRFLEHGAFWAIIALGIIMLLSARFAIPEAITGLIGAVLIGLSLFWSVRFNRREAAAAI; encoded by the coding sequence ATGTCGGGCTTCATTCGCTTCTACGGCTTCTCGATTGTATTCACCCTCGTCTGTCTGGCGCTGGGCGGATGGTACGGGTGGGAGAGCACCGGTTCGGTCCCCGGGGTGCTCGGGCTTCTCTGGATCATCGCCGTCCTGTCGGTGCTCGAGATCTCGCTCAGCTTCGACAATGCGGTCGTCAACGCCACCGTTTTGCGGAACATGGACGAGATCTGGCAGCGGCGTTTCCTGACCTGGGGAATGTTGATCGCCGTGTTCGGCATGCGTATTGCCTTCCCGCTGGCAATCGTCGCGATCGCCGCGGGCATAGGCCCGGTCGAGGCGGTGCGGCTGTCCCTCGCGCATCCGCAGGATTACGAACGCATCGTCGCATCGGCGCATGTTGGCATTGCCGGGTTCGGCGGAGCATTCCTAACGCTGGTCGGTTCGCGCTTCTTCTTCGACAAGAACAAGGATGTCCACTGGATCCGACTGGTGGAACAGCGCCTCGCTTCGGTATCCCGCGTGCCCGCGATCGAAGTCGCATTCGTGCTTCTGCTACTGGTCGGGATATCCACCCTGATACCTGACGAGGAATCCTTGACCTTTCTCATGGCGGGCATATTCGGCATCGTCGCCTTCGTCGCGGTGGAAGGCATCAGCGCATGGCTGGAGCATCGCGAGGAACGGCAGCAACGCCTAGGCAAGGCGGTAAAGAGCGGTCTCGGCGGATTTCTCTACCTCCAGGTTCTCGACAGTTCGTTCAGTTTCGATGGCGTCATCGGCGCCTTCGCCCTGTCGAACAACATGATCGTGATTGCGTTGGGTCTCTCCATCGGGGCGATGTTCGTGCGCTCCATGACCATCCATCTCGTGCAGCGCGGCACGCTGGCGGAATACCGGTTCCTCGAACATGGCGCGTTCTGGGCCATTATCGCGCTCGGCATCATCATGCTGCTGTCGGCCCGCTTCGCCATTCCTGAGGCGATTACCGGCCTGATCGGAGCCGTCTTGATCGGTCTGTCGCTGTTCTGGTCGGTCCGCTTCAACCGGCGCGAAGCGGCGGCTGCGATATAG